GGCAGATCATTGATGTTCGTAAGCGTTTGGCCAGGAGCGAAATTGGTAAAGACGATTGAAGTGTTGAACGCTACACCTTGGTCATCCGGTAGGAAAATACCGCCACCCAAGCTGGACTCAGGAAGTCCGGTCCATTCCACGGCTACAGGGTTTGCCAATAAATTCACGGATTCTCCTTCGCAGATCGTATCCCCTGGTAAAGTACCAGCGAAAATGGGTGTGGTGCTTACAAGGATCTGCAAGTCCACTAAATTGGTGTTATTGCACTCATTATCATCCGTTAATGTTAGTTGCACAACATATTCGCCTGCATTCGGGAATGAATGTGTTACAATAGGCCCTGTAAGGCTGTCTTGGATCCCATCATCAAAATTCCAATTGTACTCAACCAGTGAGTTCGAACCAGCGGCTATTGATGCTGAACCATCGAAAGTGATGACCTCTCCTTGACAAACCAGGGCAGGAATTGCAGACCCAATAGTAGCGGAAGCAGTAGGCGGTTCGCATGGGGTTACGCAATTCAATGCGGCTGCAAATACACCTTCGCCAGTTTCATTGCTGGTGAAGGTTATCGTAAGGCAACCAGAGGTGTTCGTAAAACTAGAAGCAATAATACCCGGATTATCGGACCCGCTCCATACCCCGATCAGTGGGGCGCTTGTATCAGCACCATCATAGATCGAGAGCTGGTCAATTGGTGCACTACCAGCTGTTGATAGGTTAAATGTGACCCATTGTAGCGATATGCCCGTACCAGTAGTTTGATCCGAACAGATCGTTATCATTTGCGTTTCATTCGGGCCATAGCCTGAAGCACCCTCACCACCACTATCCAACAATGCACCCGAACATCCGTAAGCTGTGCCTCCGTCCGCAATGCTAATGATCTGAGCGTTGCTAGCATAAGCCAAGAAAAAGAAGAATGTCAATAAACTGAGTATCCGCATGGTAAATCTGTAGTAATGCTTTCGTGTTAACCGGTCTTTATCCATCCGGTCCTTGGTCAAAGGCTCGCAAACTTAAGACCTTCAAGGCAATTATGTTGTTGTTAATTGCATCTATTCGTGATGTGCTAGTCCAAGTTATAGCCAAGGACCTTGCAGATACGAGCGTTCAAATTCGATCGGACAAGAGGTTAAATAGTTATCTTATGGTCCGGGTTTCCTACAAAGTGGAACGTCATGGGCTTTCCATTAAGCGTTCAGTAATATCAACGCAGTATGGTCACGTGGCCGGTGTATTCCTTGTTGGCTTCAGGAACGGAAAGCACATAGAAATAGGTGCCATCCGGAACATCGGATGCTTGCCAGTTGTTCGCGTAGTTCTCTTTCTCGTAGACCTTGTTCCCCCAACGATTGAAGATCGTAAGGTTGTTCTTGTAATACTGTACGTTCTCGAATACCAAGTTTTGGTTCCATTCATCGCCGTTCGGGGTGAACACGTTCGGGATCTCGATATCCGCCGGAAGGATCCGGAATGAGCCATTGATCGTGTCCGTACAGCCATCGGCTGCGGTAACGATCAAGGTAACAGGGTAGGTTCCAGGAGTTTCATAGAGATTGGTGGTGTTGGGTTGGGTGCTTCCCCCGTTCACCGGGTCGAAGATCCATTGCCAATTGACGATGGTGGAGCCATCAACACTGGAATTATCGGAGAAAATGATCGTAGCACCGAACGGTTGTGGTGATGGAAGGTTCGTCAGATATGCAGCATTGACATTGGATCCTACCGTAACTGTGAATGGCGCTGAAGTGGTAGAGCAACCTTCGGCATTGGTGACCGTAACGGAGTAAGAACCGGTTCCTACGGTAATGGTAGGGTCAGTACTGGCGTTGGACCATTGATAGGATGCATAATTCTCTGTGGTACCCAATACGGCTTGCCCGCCTCCGCATGGATGATCGGCCCCGTGATGCCTGGGTTTACCACGATGGTGATGGTCGTATCGTAGGTGCAACCGAAATTGTCGGTTACAGAGAAAACATAGTCATGACTACCAACGCCTACTGGAGTTGCTACACCTGCAAGAGGATTGTTCGGGTCTGAAGATACTCCGTTACCCACCCAGTTGGAAGAGTCTGCGGTAGTTGTTCCCAATACAGGTGTAAATGTTGTAAGACTAGGGAATAGGGACTGATCGAAATTCATACTCCAATCACACAAGAATCCATTGTCAATAGCCCATAGGTCAGTTATCGTAAACGACCAGGTTCCATTCAGTTCGCATCCGACCAACGCATCCATTGGATTCAAACTCTCGTACGTGCCAGCTGGCAATGTTGCTTGGGCATTATCCACCCAGGTACCATTTGTCGCAGATGGACTCCAGCAATAATTGTAGCACACTCCAATGGAATCTGGCAATGTTTCAATATCCACAGGCTCTCCTAAATAGGTTCCTCCCCCATTTTGCTGATGGAAAGTGACGCTTTGGCCACTAGGGCATGCCAACGAGATCACGAGATCACCCATGAATGAGTGCTCCATGGAAACACATACCGATAGAAGATCGTTGATGTTCGTTAGTGTTTGTCCCGGAGAAAAATTGGTAAAAATTAAGGTTGAAGTGAAAGGTACGCCTTGGTCGTCGGGAAGAAAGATGCCGCCTCCTAAATTGTTCTCTGGAAGAGCGGACCATGTAACGGCTGTAGGGCTGGCCAAAAGATTGACGGACTCACCTTCACAGATCGTATCGCCTGGCAATGTACCAGCGAATGTGGGCGTGGTGCTTACGAAGATCTGTAGGTCTACCAAGTTATTGTTGTTGCACTCGTTATCGTCGGTGAGTATAAGCTGCACCACATATTCACCCGCTTCGGCGAATGAATGCGTAACGATCGGTCCAGTAAGACTGTCTTGGGTTCCATCCTGAAAATCCCAACGGTATTCAGCGAGCGTAGCACCCCCAGCGGCTGTGGACGCAGAGCCGTCGAATGTAATTACTTCGCCCTGGCATACCAACGCTGGTATCGCTTGGCCCATAGTAGCAGATGCGACCGGTGGGTTACAAGGTGTTGCACATGAGAGTGCAGCTGCAAAAACACCGGTACCCACGTCATTGCTATGGAATACGATCGTTAAACAACCGTTAACGTTCCCGAAGCCGGATGAGATGATCCCTGGATTGTCCGTTCCGAACCATGTGCCGATCAACGGTGCACTGATGTCAGCACCATCATATATGGTTATATTATCCGTCGGTGCGGTGCCTTGAGTTGAAAGATTGAACGTGATCCACTGTAGGGATATGCCTGTTTGCCCACCAGTGCCGTCCGTGCAAATGGTAATGGTGAAGTCTTCATTATTACTGTATCCGGCTGCCCCTTCACCTCCACTATCCAGCAATGCACCAGAACATCCATAAGCGGTGCCACCGTCAGCGATATTTATGAATTGCGCTTGAGACGTTGCCGCTCCTAAAAACAAAAGGGTTAGAAAAATGAATATCCGCATGGTAAAGAGATGTTACTGCATCCGTCGTAAAAAGGGGTCTTCTTCCAACTCATATCCTCAACTAGGATATATGCCCCGAACATAAGACCTTCCTAACAATTGCTCGAGATCAATTCAACCTGTTCCTGTTGAGCCAAACCATGGTAGATCCAGTTTTTGATCGGCCATCCTTGGTAATTGCTTCAACCGCAACAAGGTAATAACCGTCCGAACAGTTGTCGCCATTCCAGACGGATCCATTATCGGTACTAAAGACCTGAACATTCTCTTTGACGGAGAAGATCCGAACCATGACCTTTTCGTAACCCTCTGCGATCACTTCAAACGTATCGTTGATGTTATCCCCATTCGGTGTAAAGGTGTTCGGAATGAACAACTCCGGTAAAGGTGCCATTGGCTTTAGATCGGTCAATGGTTGATCGGTGTTATCCTCATTCGGTTCGTCCGCAACACTTGTAGTCGCTGATGAACTCAGCTCCGGCTTAGCATTTTCCAGTACATTCTTGGCGGCTTCTGCTGCCTTGGTGGTCAGCTCATCGATGATCTGTGCAACAATGATGGGGCCATCAATCGGTTCAGGAAATTCAGCATCGGTCTTAACTGGATCCTCCTCCTTTGCTTCTGGAGCACCCTTAACCGACCCATCAACCGGTTCCGTAACTATTGGATCAGGTGAAATGTGCTCTATACCCAATGATACTGCCTGAGCTAGTTTTGCAGGTGCCACTGACTTGAGCACCGCGGAATTTGATATAATAAGCTCTTGTTCAGCAGGTATAGGAGCGTCAACTTTAGCAGGTACTGTGGTGGAAACCAATGTGGGAATGTGTATTTCCTTGGGATCCTGAGGGATATCGGCTAACTCAACTGCTGGATCATTGGTCATGAATAGTGCTGCTCCGCCAATGACCAATGCCGTAACACCTGCTGCTGCCCAGCCCCATACGCTGCTAATGCCCGTAGCAGCCGGGTGGCCTAATTGACTGCTGATATTGGACCATGCACTAGGATCAACAGGTGCTTCATGCCCCTGGAATTTTTCCTGGAATAGTTTGATCACCGGGTCTGCCGCCGGGGCACCCATCGCCAGTTTGGACTGGATGGCATCCCATGCACCAGGATCCACAGGGGATTCATGCCCTTGGAATCGCTCGCGGAACAGATCGTTCATTTCAAGACTCATTGCCGTAGTGATAGTGTTCAGCTACCTCTTTGGGTAGCATTTTTCGCAGGTAGGCCCGCGCTTTCATGAATTGCGATTTCGACGTATTCTCGGAGATACCAAGCATTTCAGCGATATCGCGGTGCGGGTACCCTTCAATTGCGAACAGGTTGAAGACCGTACGATAACCGGTGGGTAAATTCTGGATCAAGCCCATCAACTCATCTGCCGACATGCCACTTAGCACATGCTCATCCTCTTGATGCAGGTATTCTGCTTCCGTAAGATCAATACTATGGTCGTACGGTTTGTTGCGGCGGATATTATCCAACGCGGTATTCACCACCGTGCGCGCGATCCATCCACCCAAAGGCCCATCGCCCCGGAAGTGGTCGATCTTCTGGAACACCTTCACAAAACCATCCTGAAGAATGTCCTGTGCTTGGTCCTTATTGTGGGCATACCGCATGCAAATACTCATCATTTTTCGCGCAAACTGCTGATAAAGAGCTTTTTGCGCTGTTGGATCACCATGTGTGCAACCGTGCACAAGTTCTTCGTCTGTCATGGCATTCCCGGTAGTGATGGGAATTGGGGTGGAAAAGTTGCCTGAGCTCCGCATGAATGGGGCTTTTTTGCAAGATACGACGTATGAAGTATCGGAAGCATGGAAATATTGACCGTTGGATGACATTGGACAGATCCGCTCCGGTGCCGTAATAGCATTAGGGATCTGGATCTCGCGTACCTTAAGCTACCTTCGCGGACTTTTTCGACCTTGGGCTTGGCCCTTTCCATGGAACACATTCGCAATTTCTGCATTATAGCCCACATTGATCACGGCAAAAGCACCTTGGCTGACCGGCTGCTGCACATGACCGGTACCATTTCTGACCGCGATATGCAGGCCCAGAATCTGGATGACATGGACCTGGAACGCGAGCGCGGGATCACCATTAAGAGCAAGGCTATCCAGATGGATTACACCTTGAATGGTCAGAAATACATTTTGAATCTCATAGATACGCCCGGCCATGTGGATTTCAGCTACGAAGTAAGCCGTTCCATTGCCGCCTGTGAAGGGGCATTGTTGATCGTGGATGCTACCCAAGGGATACAAGCGCAGACCATCAGTAATTTGTATTTGGCATTGGAACATGATCTGGAGATCATTCCTGTCCTGAATAAAATGGACCTGCCCAGCGCCAACCCGGAAGAGGTAAAAGACCAGATCGTAGATCTCTTGGGATGCAAACTGGAAGATATTCTGAGTGCAAGCGGCAAGACGGGTATCGGTGTAGACAAAGTTCTGGAGGCCGTGGTGGAGCGCGTTCCGGCACCAAAAGGTGATCCTCAAGCACCATTACAAGCACTGATCTTCGATAGTGTTTTCAATCCATTCCGTGGGATAATTGCCTATTTCCGCGTTATGAACGGAACCATCAAAAAAGGCGATAAGGTAAAATTCTTCAACACTGGCGTTGTTTACAATGCTGATGAAGTGGGCTGCTTGAAGATGACCATTCAACCGAAGCCCGAAGTGCGGGCCGGTGATGTGGGCTACATCATCAGTGGGATCAAAACCGCCAGCGAAGTAAAAGTGGGAGATACCATTACGCATGCTCTCCGTCCATGCGCCGAAGGGATCAAAGGCTTCGAGAACGTGAAGCCAATGGTCTGGGCCGGGATATTCCCGGTGGAGACCGACGAATATGAAGAGCTTCGCGATGCCATGGAGAAGCTCCAGCTCAATGACGCCAGTCTTACTTGGACGCCAGAGAGCAGTGCAGCGTTGGGCTTCGGCTTCCGCTGCGGCTTCCTCGGGCTGTTGCACATGGAGATCATCCAAGAACGTTTGGAACGTGAGTTCGACATGACCGTGATCACCACGGTACCCAACGTGGGCTACACCATTACCAAGACCAACGGTGATGTAATGGAGATCCACAACCCGAGCGAACTGCCGGAGGTAATGCACATTGATAGTATTCAGGAACCCTACATCAAGGCACAAGTGATCACTAAGGCCGAGTATACTGGTGCGATCATGACCCTTTGCATTGAAAAGCGCGGCATGCTCACGGGTCAGAACTACCTCACTACGGATCGCGTTGAGCTCACCTTTGAATTGCCACTCGGGGAAGTGGTATTCGATTTCTACGATAAACTGAAAAGCATTTCGCGCGGTTACGCAAGTTTCGACTACCACCCGATCGGTCAAAAAGAAAGTGACCTGATCAAACTCGATATCCTGTTGAACTCCGAAAAAGTGGATGCGCTTTCTGCTTTGATCCACCGCGATCATGCCCATGAACTGGGTAAGAAGATGTGCGGTAAGTTGAAAGAGCTACTTCCTCGTCAGCAATTCGATATCCCGATCCAAGCGGCGATCGGTGCAAAGATCGTGGCACGCGAAACCGTTAAAGCATTGCGTAAGGACGTAACCGCAAAGTGCTACGGCGGCGATATTTCCCGCAAGCGCAAGTTGCTCGAAAAGCAGAAGGAGGGTAAGAAAAAGATGAAGCAGATCGGCAATGTGGAAGTGCCGCAACAGGCGTTCTTGGCTGTGCTGAAGTTGGATTGATCGAAAGAAGTTTCGTAACGTAGACCTTTGTGGTCAACGACTCGTCGAAATGCTCGTGTCCCTCACTGCCGTGTAGATCCGAGCAAACTCATTTTCGAAACTTGGCTGGAAGCGTTCACCTAGCAGCGTAGGCCAAGGGTGTTTGCTTACTTTTTGATCGATGCCCTGGCCGATGAAAAGGACCTGATCCACCTCCGGGGGAATACCCTCGCGCCAGTGACGTAACAACCAATTTGGATCCCGGGAAAAGCGGAGCCAGTCAGTCTTTTTCGTTCTGGCATACGGGCCATAGGACAGGAGAAATTCAGTAGGAGCGACGAGTATTCCGTTATGCTTAGTGGCCACATAGGCCTGTATATGTTGTTGCATCCGATCGGACCCAGCCATTACGGAAAGCACAATGCTGTTGGGCTCCAATGCTGCGCACGCTTCCATTGTAAGCATGTGTGATGGTTCCAAGGTCGAAAAAGAACGCTCGGCCTGCGTAAGTCTGATCACTTGTAATGGAAGTGCGCAAATGGCCGCACCTCCGATAATGCGTGCAGCTATGCCCCGTGCGTTATCGGCAATGGCGATCAGCCATAGTACAAGAACAACAAGCGCTAGCCAATGCACACGATCCGATACAATAAGCCTGCGACCATGAGGCGAATTGGTTAACCACGTGATCGCGAACAGGACGAGGAAAAGGATGATCAATACATCATGCCAAACCAATTTACGCCCAAGGCGCCACCGTGCCCAAATTCCTGTGGCTATGGAGATCAAGAGCAAGAGGCCAATACCAAGGATCAGCCATTTTTCTTTCGTTTGGTCAAAAATGAACAGGGTCTTCAAGAGAAATGTTCTGGTGAATGGCGGGAGTGAGGTCGGTATGGGTACGTTGATGATCTCAAGAACTCTATGTAATTGGAACGCACCGATCAGTAGGATAACGGCACCCGAAGCGAGCCATTTGTTGCGTTCTCGAGGGTCGGTCAAGAATGCGGTTCTGCGTTCTTGGCGTAGTTCGAATAAATATGTCGGGAACATGAACAAACACAAGAGTGCAGGTGCGCCTCGGTGTGTGAACCATGCGAGGGCCATGCCTACCAGTAATCCGAACCAGCGTATACGTGGCTTTTCAGCGTGCCATTTCCACCAAGCCACTGAACCAAGACTTATCGCAACGCCGAGCAGGAAGTGGAATAAGCCTAAGATGAAGAGCGTGTTGAACATGACCGGAACGAGCCATAGGATCGGAATTCCGACCCGCGTGCCTTGTGCGCGTAAAAAGGCGACTGCCGCGATCACCACCGCACTGCTGACCAGTGTCGCAAAGACGTCATGTGCATGTTGCGGTTCCAGGAAGAGAAGTAACACTGCGGTGATCGCATCTCCAAGCGAACGCATGCCGCAGTAATAGGTGAACCCATGCGCTGCATGTTCAGGTGAAGGCCAAGGTGCTTTCTGCAACGAGGCATGCAACACATGCATGGGACCATCGATCGTAATGAAGTATCGGAAGAACAGGATCGCAGCCGCATTCACCAGAAGTATGCCCAATAGAATGGTGGCGATGCGAGATGGCTTCATCGGCTGGAAAGTAGCTCTTCTTGGCCAGCAAATGCGATCCCGTTCTCAAACATTTATGTGGAAGGATCATTACCAAGGAACAAAAAGAGCCCCGGCAATGGCCGAGGCTCTATGAACTCAAAGGTCATGCGCTAGAGTGCGTTCACATCGGCTTCGAACTGGGCAATTGTAGTAGGTGTGTATGAAAGCGGTATGTTCATGCCTGGGGCAACCGTTATGGGGTTGAAGGAGGAATAAACGCCCAAGGAATCCCCGTAAATGCTAACTACTACCGCGTCTGCACCTACACCGACCTGGGGGGAGGTTACAATTAGCGAAGGATTGGAATACATACCTGCCGAAGCGTTCTCCGTAGGAAAGATGATCCACGTTTGTGTGTTGTACCAAGTATACGTTGAAGGAATAGTTGCTTGTACCGATGTTGTGGTCGGATAGTCCCACCAGAAGTCACAATTGTTCCAGTTTGAATTGCTTTCCGGATTGAAATTGTAATTGAAGTAATAGGGGAATGTGTAGGTATAATCCGTTGTGTCATAGTAAGCGGAATCAACGGAAACAATAGCAGAATCAATGCGATCCCAGATCATGTTCCCATCACTGTTGATATTGCCACTGAACAGATCCATTGACGGATCGCCTATATCGGTAGGGATCTTAGCAATAAGGCCACCATTCGTTATTTGCACTGGCGTACTGCCTTGGTTGGCATATACATTGATTGCACCACCGCTACGCAACATCCTTAGGTTGCCGTTGTCATTTCCAACGGTTTGTATGTTGAACAAGATCATCTCACTGACCGAAAGAACTTCGACCAACGATACCTGGACCTGACCAGTTACGGGTGTACCGTCATCATATATGAAGGCTCCAGGTTCGAAGTCCAATTGAGTTCCCCTTGTGCCCATTACCTGACCACCTGTAACAGCATTTACCGTGAACGTCTGCGTTGCGTCAGCTACGTTGTCCGCGAAATACTGACGGAACATTGGCTCGCTCGATGTTGGTGTTGGTGATGGTGATGGTGCTGGTGTATTGTCAACAACATCTTTTTTGCATCCCCAGATCGTAGCTATTGCGACAAGAGCGATCAGAATTAATCGAGTCGGTTTCATTTTTTGAGTTTTTATGGTTAAAGTTATTCGAGCCTAGTGGTCAATAGTCGTTTGGTAACAGCACACTCAAATGGATCGCCAATGGGGGTCGGGTCTATCACGATGAATGTTAGTCAAGCAAGTCAACCAGGCTACTCTCAAAAGGCGTTCAACAAGACGTCGCAGGAACTTAGGTCGTACTGACCGATTAAGACACTAGCGAATGTTATAATCCATTCACGTCATCATTGAATTGTTGGAGAGTCGTTGGAGCGAAGGTCATTGGAACGTTCATGTTGCTAGTGATCGTTATGGGGTTGAATGATGAAGAATAATTACCGTTGCCTTCATCTCTAAGCCCGACTATCACCGCCTGCATACCTATGGGTACAACTTGCATGGTCGTAAAGGCTTGCGGACTTGATGCATATAAGCTTGATAACGAATTCAATGTTGGAAATGCGATCCAGGCCGCGGTACTATCGGTGGATAGGTTCGTAGGCATGCTCGCAGTAATAGTGGTCGGGTTCGGATCATACATGAAGTAATCGCAGTTGGTCCACTGAACGTCGGTGTTTCCGGCAATGTCGTAGTAGAAGTAGTACGGAAAGGTGTACGTGTAGTCCGTGGTGTCATAGTACGCGGTATCAACGGAAACTATTCCGGAGTCAATGCGATCCCAGATCATGTCCCCTAAGTCGTTCTCGTTCCCTCTGAACAACTCCATTGATGGATCGCCAACACTTGTGGGGATCTTGGCAATTAGTCCGCCATCGGTTATTTGAACCGGCGTGTTGCCCAGATTCGCGTAAACATTGATCGCACCGCCACTGATCAACAGTCTTTGGGTGCCGTTATCATTACCAACGGTCTGTTTGTTCAACCAGATCATATCACCGATAGGGCTTCAACTAAGGAAACCTGCACCAGACCCATCACTGGCGTGCCATTTTCATATACGAAAGCATTTGGTTCGAAATCCAACCGCGTTCCTTTATTGCCCATGACCTGGCCGCCTGTTGCGGCATTGACAATGAAGGTCTGCGTAGCGTTGGCTACGTTGTTCACAAATAAAGCTCTGAGAGGCGAACTACCTGTCACGGGGTTCGGCGTCGGTGCAGGTGAAGCTGGGTTATCCGGCTCCTTTTTACAGCCTACGATCACCGCAATGGCAATAAGCGTGGTTAAGATCGTTGCTTTGGTCTTCATTTTAGATTAGCTTATGGATGAGGAATTTCTTCAACAGGATGCTAAGTGGTCAAAGCGCGTTCAGTTGGTCGTAGAACTCTGTCAATGTGGTGGGCGTGAATGTCAATGCTACGTTCATTCCATTGGTAATTGTTATCGGTGTGAAAGATGAGAAGTCTCCCGCGATCGTACGATTCAAAGCGACTATCGTTGCCTGCATACCCACAGGAACTCCTTGGTACGATAATGGGGTGGTAAAGAATTGACCAGTTGTCGGATTCATCCAGACCACTGCATTTTCAGAGGGGAAGGTTATCCAAACGAAGGTACTGCCAAAAGATATGT
The nucleotide sequence above comes from Flavobacteriales bacterium. Encoded proteins:
- a CDS encoding PKD domain-containing protein, with protein sequence MRIFIFLTLLFLGAATSQAQFINIADGGTAYGCSGALLDSGGEGAAGYSNNEDFTITICTDGTGGQTGISLQWITFNLSTQGTAPTDNITIYDGADISAPLIGTWFGTDNPGIISSGFGNVNGCLTIVFHSNDVGTGVFAAALSCATPCNPPVASATMGQAIPALVCQGEVITFDGSASTAAGGATLAEYRWDFQDGTQDSLTGPIVTHSFAEAGEYVVQLILTDDNECNNNNLVDLQIFVSTTPTFAGTLPGDTICEGESVNLLASPTAVTWSALPENNLGGGIFLPDDQGVPFTSTLIFTNFSPGQTLTNINDLLSVCVSMEHSFMGDLVISLACPSGQSVTFHQQNGGGTYLGEPVDIETLPDSIGVCYNYCWSPSATNGTWVDNAQATLPAGTYESLNPMDALVGCELNGTWSFTITDLWAIDNGFLCDWSMNFDQSLFPSLTTFTPVLGTTTADSSNWVGNGVSSDPNNPLAGVATPVGVGSHDYVFSVTDNFGCTYDTTITIVVNPGITGPIIHAEAGKPYWVPQRIMHPINGPTPVLTLPLP
- a CDS encoding gliding motility-associated C-terminal domain-containing protein translates to MSLEMNDLFRERFQGHESPVDPGAWDAIQSKLAMGAPAADPVIKLFQEKFQGHEAPVDPSAWSNISSQLGHPAATGISSVWGWAAAGVTALVIGGAALFMTNDPAVELADIPQDPKEIHIPTLVSTTVPAKVDAPIPAEQELIISNSAVLKSVAPAKLAQAVSLGIEHISPDPIVTEPVDGSVKGAPEAKEEDPVKTDAEFPEPIDGPIIVAQIIDELTTKAAEAAKNVLENAKPELSSSATTSVADEPNEDNTDQPLTDLKPMAPLPELFIPNTFTPNGDNINDTFEVIAEGYEKVMVRIFSVKENVQVFSTDNGSVWNGDNCSDGYYLVAVEAITKDGRSKTGSTMVWLNRNRLN
- a CDS encoding sigma-70 family RNA polymerase sigma factor; this encodes MTDEELVHGCTHGDPTAQKALYQQFARKMMSICMRYAHNKDQAQDILQDGFVKVFQKIDHFRGDGPLGGWIARTVVNTALDNIRRNKPYDHSIDLTEAEYLHQEDEHVLSGMSADELMGLIQNLPTGYRTVFNLFAIEGYPHRDIAEMLGISENTSKSQFMKARAYLRKMLPKEVAEHYHYGNES
- the lepA gene encoding elongation factor 4, producing MEHIRNFCIIAHIDHGKSTLADRLLHMTGTISDRDMQAQNLDDMDLERERGITIKSKAIQMDYTLNGQKYILNLIDTPGHVDFSYEVSRSIAACEGALLIVDATQGIQAQTISNLYLALEHDLEIIPVLNKMDLPSANPEEVKDQIVDLLGCKLEDILSASGKTGIGVDKVLEAVVERVPAPKGDPQAPLQALIFDSVFNPFRGIIAYFRVMNGTIKKGDKVKFFNTGVVYNADEVGCLKMTIQPKPEVRAGDVGYIISGIKTASEVKVGDTITHALRPCAEGIKGFENVKPMVWAGIFPVETDEYEELRDAMEKLQLNDASLTWTPESSAALGFGFRCGFLGLLHMEIIQERLEREFDMTVITTVPNVGYTITKTNGDVMEIHNPSELPEVMHIDSIQEPYIKAQVITKAEYTGAIMTLCIEKRGMLTGQNYLTTDRVELTFELPLGEVVFDFYDKLKSISRGYASFDYHPIGQKESDLIKLDILLNSEKVDALSALIHRDHAHELGKKMCGKLKELLPRQQFDIPIQAAIGAKIVARETVKALRKDVTAKCYGGDISRKRKLLEKQKEGKKKMKQIGNVEVPQQAFLAVLKLD
- a CDS encoding gliding motility-associated C-terminal domain-containing protein encodes the protein MGTTENYASYQWSNASTDPTITVGTGSYSVTVTNAEGCSTTSAPFTVTVGSNVNAAYLTNLPSPQPFGATIIFSDNSSVDGSTIVNWQWIFDPVNGGSTQPNTTNLYETPGTYPVTLIVTAADGCTDTINGSFRILPADIEIPNVFTPNGDEWNQNLVFENVQYYKNNLTIFNRWGNKVYEKENYANNWQASDVPDGTYFYVLSVPEANKEYTGHVTILR